From Laspinema palackyanum D2c, the proteins below share one genomic window:
- the pds gene encoding 15-cis-phytoene desaturase: MRVAIAGAGLAGLSCAKYLSDMGHTPIVLERRDVLGGKVAAWKDADGDWYETGLHIFFGAYPNMLQLFGELGIEDRLQWKEHTMIFNQPEAPGTYSRFDFPDLPAPLNGVMAILRNNDMLTWPEKIQFGIGLIPAMVQGQKYVEEMDKYSFSEWLKRKNIPPRVEKEVFIAMSKALNFINPDEISATILLTALNRFLQEKNGSKMAFLDGSPTERLCQPIVDHITDRGGEVRLNAPIKEFLLDEQGAVRGFEVRGLEGKPDEVLTADIYVSAMPVDPLKVMLPPSWWEMEYFQQLKELEGVPVINVHLWFDCKLTDIDHLLFSRSPLLSVYADMSNTCREYANPDRSMLELVLAPAKDWISKTDEEIVTATLKELENLFPERFCGNKPAKLLKYHVVKTPRSVYKATPGRQNYRPSQITPIPNFYLTGDYTMQRYLASMEGAVLSGKLTAQAIASRQSQN; the protein is encoded by the coding sequence ATGCGCGTGGCGATCGCAGGAGCGGGTTTAGCAGGACTTTCCTGCGCGAAATATCTGAGCGACATGGGTCATACCCCCATAGTCCTGGAACGCCGGGACGTCCTTGGGGGGAAAGTAGCAGCATGGAAAGATGCAGACGGGGACTGGTACGAAACCGGACTGCACATTTTTTTTGGTGCCTATCCCAATATGTTGCAACTCTTTGGAGAATTAGGCATCGAAGACCGGCTGCAATGGAAAGAACATACCATGATCTTCAACCAGCCGGAGGCCCCAGGAACCTACTCCCGGTTTGACTTCCCGGATCTGCCCGCCCCTCTCAATGGGGTGATGGCAATCTTGCGGAATAACGATATGCTAACCTGGCCGGAGAAAATTCAGTTTGGCATCGGCCTGATCCCAGCAATGGTGCAGGGGCAGAAATATGTCGAAGAGATGGATAAATATTCCTTCTCCGAATGGCTGAAGCGAAAAAATATCCCACCTCGGGTCGAAAAAGAAGTCTTCATCGCCATGTCTAAGGCGCTCAACTTCATCAACCCCGATGAAATTTCTGCAACAATCCTGCTGACAGCACTGAATCGGTTTTTGCAAGAGAAAAACGGCTCAAAAATGGCGTTTTTAGATGGATCCCCGACAGAACGGCTCTGTCAACCCATCGTGGACCACATTACCGATCGCGGGGGTGAGGTCCGGTTAAACGCGCCCATTAAAGAGTTTTTGCTCGACGAACAAGGTGCAGTCCGGGGATTTGAGGTCCGAGGTTTGGAGGGAAAACCGGATGAAGTCTTGACCGCAGATATTTACGTCTCGGCGATGCCCGTGGACCCTCTAAAAGTGATGTTACCGCCATCCTGGTGGGAAATGGAATATTTCCAGCAACTCAAGGAGTTAGAAGGGGTGCCGGTGATTAACGTGCATCTGTGGTTTGACTGTAAACTTACGGATATCGATCACTTGCTGTTTTCGCGATCGCCCTTACTGAGCGTCTATGCGGACATGAGCAACACCTGCCGGGAATATGCCAATCCCGATCGCTCCATGTTGGAATTAGTCCTGGCCCCGGCGAAGGACTGGATTTCCAAAACCGATGAAGAAATTGTCACCGCTACCCTGAAAGAACTGGAAAATCTATTTCCCGAGCGCTTTTGTGGTAACAAACCGGCTAAATTATTAAAATATCACGTCGTCAAGACGCCGCGATCGGTGTACAAAGCAACTCCCGGACGCCAAAATTACCGTCCCTCCCAAATCACACCGATTCCCAATTTCTATCTGACGGGCGATTACACCATGCAACGTTATCTTGCCAGTATGGAAGGAGCCGTACTTTCTGGTAAGCTGACAGCGCAGGCCATTGCGAGCCGTCAGTCCCAGAATTAA
- a CDS encoding response regulator transcription factor → MSIILIVDDSGTVREMVSEFLKKSGLEVVEASDGVEAKEQIQAKPPDLVVTDIVMPRMNGYELCRWLKNDPKAQNIPVIMCTSKSQEFDRYWGMKQGADAYITKPFRPAELIQTIKQLLR, encoded by the coding sequence ATGAGTATAATTCTAATTGTGGATGATAGCGGTACAGTCCGCGAAATGGTATCAGAGTTTCTGAAAAAAAGCGGATTGGAAGTGGTTGAAGCATCCGACGGAGTAGAAGCCAAAGAACAAATTCAGGCCAAGCCTCCCGATTTAGTAGTCACGGATATTGTCATGCCCAGAATGAACGGTTATGAACTTTGTCGATGGTTAAAAAACGATCCAAAAGCCCAGAATATTCCCGTGATCATGTGTACGAGCAAAAGTCAAGAGTTTGATCGGTATTGGGGGATGAAACAAGGGGCGGATGCCTACATCACGAAACCTTTTCGTCCAGCAGAACTGATTCAAACGATTAAACAACTCTTGCGTTGA
- a CDS encoding bestrophin family protein, which produces MKLENKKGLHLIFQLKGSVIPTILPPVLCSGLFGLIVSILYRLGYPVSWPVLEGVVPTIVLGLLLVFRTNTAYDRFWEGRKAWGNLVNSVRNFSRHILVEICENHPADATEKANHLRLLVAFAVATKLHLRNERINDELKGLVSPEQYDKLTRMNHPPLEIAFWLGDYLQKQYRLNKLNIYQLTTMLNLLDTMVDTLGSTERILKTPMPVAYAIHLKQLLLIYCLALPFQIVSHLDLWTGPFAALISFTLLGIEKIGIEIENPFGYDSNDLPLDTICATMRVNIEDLISLSVTPQNSENLPLFPDRYQVKEDY; this is translated from the coding sequence ATGAAACTAGAAAATAAAAAAGGCTTGCATCTGATTTTTCAACTCAAAGGCTCGGTCATTCCCACCATTTTACCTCCGGTTCTATGTAGTGGTTTATTTGGCTTAATTGTCTCTATTTTATATCGCTTGGGTTATCCCGTCTCTTGGCCCGTCTTAGAGGGAGTGGTTCCCACCATTGTCCTTGGTTTATTGTTAGTCTTTAGAACCAATACCGCTTATGATCGCTTTTGGGAAGGCCGAAAAGCCTGGGGAAACCTTGTTAACTCTGTTCGCAACTTTTCTCGGCACATTTTGGTGGAAATTTGCGAAAATCATCCCGCAGATGCCACCGAAAAAGCTAATCATTTGCGGTTGTTAGTTGCCTTTGCGGTTGCTACCAAATTACACTTAAGGAATGAACGCATCAATGACGAATTAAAAGGGTTAGTCTCTCCAGAACAGTATGACAAGCTCACCCGGATGAATCACCCTCCTCTGGAAATTGCCTTTTGGCTTGGAGATTACCTACAAAAACAATATCGTCTTAATAAACTCAATATTTATCAACTCACCACCATGCTAAATCTTTTAGATACAATGGTGGATACCTTGGGTTCAACGGAACGGATTTTAAAAACCCCGATGCCTGTAGCTTATGCTATCCATTTGAAACAGCTTCTACTCATCTATTGTCTGGCGCTGCCCTTTCAAATTGTCAGTCACTTAGATTTATGGACCGGACCCTTTGCTGCTTTAATTAGTTTTACTTTATTAGGCATAGAAAAAATCGGCATTGAAATCGAAAATCCCTTTGGATATGATTCTAATGATTTGCCCCTCGATACCATTTGCGCCACCATGCGGGTCAATATAGAAGATTTAATCTCTTTATCTGTAACCCCTCAAAATTCGGAAAATTTGCCCCTATTCCCCGACCGTTATCAAGTCAAAGAAGACTATTAA
- a CDS encoding M48 family metalloprotease has translation MEHSDLQTGLAALKKKNYKMAIAILERVCAQELHQPTVERATMGLVMAYKGNRTHSKAVALCQTLTASDSPKVKDWAVRTLAQLNQSSPSSPGSQPQTPKTVNRPGSPPAPLGGDPTGFVPLEPSSSEPAQSAPLTRPNSPEIISPLSPGNSTGFVPLEPSQTKPAPRSLGNPPPLPPPMPPRPPSGATPRTGVSPLTPASSPPAPPMPPRPPLPRGDSPEVLPLEADSDGIDYLTPSTNKADSPSAKALQEGQPSPTPQPRQWRQAGRAQNWRKLKPVKPTYLWFAQLGSAIALFWVLWIVMNWGMAATNDLFHRLPLLWPIQSFYRDQTWTLVGILVLLLVASPWLLDLLLRFAYGMEKLPPPKLGNYSPEARKLLSRFSLERKQPPLSLGVIPTPAPIAMTYGFAPRFARIVVSQGLLEQLEDDEIAAIYAGELGHLENWDFPLMSLTVLLCQLPYVVYWQVSRDGDKWLDSQEWFGKVMLGTAGVISAIAYGFYWVLRWPVLWLSRLRFYYSDRASASLTGNPNGLTRALLKMAIGIAQDVEKQGHTSFVLEGFDLLSPVGYVQGMTLGSCSAYHSWENLLQWDRHNAYKKWLTVPQSHPPLGDRLTLLDLYARFWKLDAELDFARDGAVAPAKPPRLMLKRLLLQGAPYFGLPLGLLAGLMLWAFGAVAVNLGFVALDWVWGDRSILQGSLLIGVSLGIVLRINAFFPDITSKNIRTNPTLPDLLTDPDAIPVDSLPIGLEGQLLGRRGISNWLAQDLILHSPTGLVKLHCASTLGVFGYLWLLIKRPSDFVGQAISAVGWFRRGATPWIDLDRFTTANGKTHASAHPIWSTILAGVALLLGVYWMSQGGS, from the coding sequence ATGGAACACTCGGATCTCCAAACAGGGTTGGCAGCACTCAAAAAAAAGAACTATAAAATGGCGATCGCCATTTTAGAACGGGTGTGCGCGCAAGAACTCCATCAACCCACCGTTGAGCGGGCTACGATGGGGTTGGTAATGGCCTACAAAGGGAACCGCACTCACTCTAAAGCCGTTGCCTTATGTCAAACCTTGACCGCATCAGACAGTCCCAAGGTCAAAGACTGGGCAGTGCGGACCCTGGCTCAGTTGAATCAATCTTCGCCCTCCTCACCCGGGTCCCAACCCCAAACCCCGAAAACGGTCAATCGCCCCGGCAGTCCACCCGCCCCCCTCGGAGGAGATCCCACCGGATTTGTGCCCTTAGAGCCATCATCTTCAGAACCGGCTCAATCCGCTCCCCTCACTCGTCCAAACTCCCCAGAGATCATTTCCCCCCTGTCCCCAGGAAATTCCACGGGATTTGTCCCCCTAGAACCGTCCCAAACTAAACCTGCGCCCCGGTCCCTGGGCAATCCACCACCCCTGCCGCCACCGATGCCACCCAGACCCCCGAGCGGGGCCACCCCTCGGACAGGAGTCAGTCCCTTAACTCCAGCCTCATCGCCACCGGCACCACCGATGCCCCCCAGACCCCCGCTTCCCCGGGGGGATTCTCCAGAAGTCCTCCCCTTAGAAGCCGATAGCGATGGGATAGATTATTTAACTCCATCCACAAACAAGGCTGATTCCCCTTCGGCAAAGGCATTGCAGGAGGGACAACCCTCCCCGACTCCACAACCTCGGCAATGGCGTCAGGCGGGACGGGCGCAAAACTGGAGAAAACTTAAACCCGTCAAACCGACCTATCTATGGTTTGCCCAACTTGGCAGTGCGATCGCCCTGTTTTGGGTGCTGTGGATTGTCATGAATTGGGGAATGGCAGCCACGAATGACCTCTTCCATCGACTCCCCCTGTTGTGGCCGATCCAAAGTTTTTATCGGGACCAAACTTGGACCTTGGTAGGCATCCTCGTCCTGTTGCTCGTTGCCTCGCCCTGGTTGCTGGATTTACTGCTGCGCTTCGCTTATGGCATGGAAAAACTCCCGCCGCCGAAACTGGGTAACTACAGTCCAGAGGCCCGTAAATTGCTATCCCGGTTTAGTTTGGAGCGCAAGCAACCACCCCTCTCCCTGGGGGTCATTCCCACCCCTGCACCGATCGCCATGACCTATGGTTTTGCTCCTCGGTTTGCCAGAATTGTGGTCAGTCAAGGGTTGTTAGAGCAATTAGAGGATGATGAAATTGCCGCAATTTATGCCGGTGAGTTAGGACATTTAGAAAATTGGGATTTTCCCCTGATGTCGTTGACGGTGTTACTCTGTCAACTTCCTTATGTGGTCTATTGGCAGGTGTCCCGGGATGGGGATAAGTGGTTGGACTCTCAGGAGTGGTTTGGCAAGGTAATGTTAGGGACCGCAGGGGTAATTTCCGCGATCGCCTATGGGTTTTACTGGGTGCTGCGTTGGCCGGTTTTATGGCTGTCGCGCTTGCGGTTTTATTACAGCGATCGCGCCTCTGCCTCTTTAACGGGTAATCCCAATGGTCTAACTCGCGCTTTACTAAAAATGGCAATTGGGATTGCCCAGGATGTGGAGAAACAGGGTCACACCAGTTTTGTCCTGGAAGGATTCGATTTACTCTCGCCAGTCGGCTATGTGCAAGGGATGACTTTGGGAAGTTGTTCTGCATATCATTCTTGGGAAAATCTCCTACAGTGGGACCGCCACAATGCCTACAAAAAATGGTTGACGGTTCCCCAATCTCATCCGCCTTTAGGCGATCGCCTCACCCTGTTGGATTTATATGCGCGGTTTTGGAAGCTGGATGCGGAGTTGGATTTTGCCAGGGATGGCGCAGTGGCCCCGGCAAAACCTCCCCGTTTGATGCTCAAACGCCTGTTATTACAAGGTGCACCCTATTTTGGTCTTCCCCTAGGGTTACTCGCCGGGTTGATGCTGTGGGCATTTGGCGCAGTGGCGGTGAACTTGGGTTTTGTGGCCTTGGATTGGGTTTGGGGCGATCGCTCGATTCTCCAGGGTTCTTTATTAATAGGAGTAAGTCTGGGTATTGTTCTGCGGATCAATGCCTTTTTCCCAGACATTACCTCTAAAAATATCCGCACGAATCCCACATTGCCCGATCTCCTCACGGATCCCGATGCCATTCCTGTGGATAGTTTACCCATTGGTTTGGAGGGACAACTCCTCGGACGGCGTGGAATTAGCAATTGGCTAGCGCAGGATTTAATTTTGCACTCCCCCACTGGATTGGTGAAGCTGCACTGCGCCTCGACTCTAGGGGTTTTTGGGTATCTCTGGCTATTAATAAAGCGTCCTAGCGATTTCGTGGGACAGGCAATTTCGGCAGTCGGCTGGTTCCGTCGGGGTGCGACTCCCTGGATTGATCTGGACCGATTTACCACCGCAAACGGCAAAACTCACGCCAGTGCTCATCCAATCTGGTCTACGATTTTGGCCGGAGTGGCCTTACTTTTAGGCGTTTACTGGATGTCTCAGGGGGGGAGCTAG
- the crtB gene encoding 15-cis-phytoene synthase CrtB, with product MLQLSEQPRMKTLASLDDAYELCRQITAKYARTFYLGTLLMPEAKRRAIWAIYAWCRRTDELVDGPGARFTTPETLDLWEGYLESIFAGEAIEDTDVAMVDTVERFSLDIQPFRDMISGQRMDLYRSRYQTFEDLELYCYRVAGTVGLMSLPVMGIAPVVRSSPWETEEPSDPSEEAVALGIANQLTNILRDVGEDARRGRIYLPLDELALFDYTEEDLLNGVVDERWQQLMRFQIQRARKFYVKAEKGILALNPDARWPVWSATMLYSQILDAIERNEYDVFRQRAVVPRYRKMISLPLAWLRAQVL from the coding sequence ATGCTGCAACTGTCCGAACAACCACGCATGAAAACGCTGGCTTCCTTAGACGACGCTTATGAGCTCTGTCGCCAAATTACAGCGAAATATGCCCGCACCTTTTATCTGGGTACGCTGTTGATGCCAGAAGCGAAACGGCGGGCTATTTGGGCGATCTACGCTTGGTGCCGTCGCACAGATGAATTGGTGGATGGACCTGGGGCAAGGTTTACCACCCCAGAAACCTTAGATCTGTGGGAGGGTTACCTCGAATCGATCTTTGCTGGAGAGGCGATCGAAGATACTGATGTGGCGATGGTCGATACCGTGGAACGCTTTTCCCTGGATATTCAGCCCTTTCGGGATATGATTTCCGGCCAGCGCATGGATCTGTACCGCAGTCGCTATCAAACCTTTGAGGACCTTGAACTGTACTGCTACCGCGTAGCCGGGACCGTGGGCTTAATGTCCTTGCCGGTGATGGGAATTGCGCCCGTGGTCCGGTCCTCTCCTTGGGAGACTGAGGAACCTTCGGATCCATCAGAGGAGGCAGTCGCCCTCGGCATTGCCAATCAACTGACCAATATCCTGCGGGATGTGGGGGAAGATGCGCGTCGAGGTCGGATTTATCTGCCTCTGGATGAACTGGCTTTGTTTGACTACACTGAAGAGGACCTCTTGAACGGGGTCGTCGATGAGCGATGGCAGCAACTGATGCGCTTTCAAATTCAACGCGCCCGCAAGTTCTATGTCAAGGCAGAAAAGGGCATTCTCGCCCTGAATCCCGATGCTCGTTGGCCCGTCTGGTCCGCGACGATGCTTTACAGTCAAATTCTCGATGCGATCGAGCGCAACGAATACGATGTATTTCGTCAGCGGGCGGTCGTCCCCCGTTATCGCAAGATGATCTCTTTGCCTTTAGCATGGCTGAGGGCGCAAGTTCTGTAA
- a CDS encoding DUF4870 domain-containing protein yields the protein MYDSDKRKLLSVLSHGAIFLSATLLSVGLPIAILFLSEDPVVKGNARESINFHLNIYLYSLIFGLLSFVLIGFPLLFILLAASFILPIVAIVKVLSDPTLIYRYPFIFRLV from the coding sequence ATGTACGATTCAGATAAACGGAAGTTATTATCGGTTTTGTCTCATGGTGCCATTTTTTTGAGTGCTACACTTCTTTCCGTCGGATTGCCGATCGCCATTTTGTTTCTGTCTGAGGATCCGGTGGTTAAAGGCAATGCCCGAGAATCTATCAATTTTCATCTGAATATTTATCTCTATAGCCTCATCTTTGGCCTCTTGAGTTTTGTGCTGATTGGGTTTCCCCTCCTGTTTATTTTATTAGCAGCCAGTTTTATTCTGCCGATTGTGGCGATCGTGAAGGTTCTCTCAGACCCAACTTTGATTTACCGCTATCCCTTCATTTTCCGGCTTGTTTAG
- a CDS encoding EAL domain-containing protein produces MCSMTLLSERPKLLIQPNDPDTRTCLTNLGFQPVPAVPLLLYRTVTKSQLKEIFWQLSNQLAEMAQSASRFCVTQISLDSTHLLLEFLKAQPLISVTSSIKYAWFLRLLLQQGLFFKYQPIFCLKSGQITAYECLARALGDSGQCYSGGMLIEAAIATDLSKEFDELARTTCIESIAEVKSDRQFFVNLLPNAIIQNPESLSQNLQQIIDLGLRPEQIIFELTEVEVLAQTEKLPQLIERMRAWGFGIAVDDLCGCVSVDHYAMELKPDIVKLDRRLVQGCSQFTLKQTLIKSLLSSAHSEGILVLAEGLETLQDIQFCQELGVDFGQGFGLARPEAHLQQQPFARWDLMMSKAS; encoded by the coding sequence ATGTGCTCTATGACTCTCTTAAGCGAAAGGCCCAAACTGCTGATTCAGCCCAATGACCCGGACACTCGAACCTGTCTAACTAACCTTGGATTTCAGCCGGTTCCGGCAGTCCCTCTGCTGCTTTATCGCACCGTCACCAAGAGCCAACTGAAGGAAATATTCTGGCAATTGAGCAACCAGCTTGCAGAGATGGCTCAAAGCGCCTCTCGGTTCTGTGTCACCCAAATATCCTTAGACTCAACCCATCTCCTTTTGGAATTTCTGAAAGCACAGCCGTTGATTTCAGTGACCAGTTCCATCAAATATGCGTGGTTTTTGAGACTGCTGCTCCAACAAGGGCTATTTTTTAAATATCAACCCATTTTTTGTCTGAAATCGGGTCAGATTACCGCTTATGAATGTCTGGCTCGCGCCCTGGGGGATTCTGGACAGTGCTACAGTGGGGGAATGTTAATTGAAGCGGCGATCGCCACGGATTTATCGAAAGAATTTGATGAACTGGCGCGGACAACTTGCATCGAATCCATTGCCGAGGTTAAGAGCGATCGCCAGTTTTTTGTGAACCTGTTACCCAATGCCATTATTCAAAATCCGGAATCCCTATCCCAGAATTTACAACAAATTATCGACTTAGGATTACGTCCGGAACAAATCATTTTTGAGTTAACCGAAGTAGAAGTTTTGGCACAAACTGAAAAACTCCCCCAGCTAATTGAACGGATGCGCGCCTGGGGATTTGGAATTGCTGTGGATGATCTGTGTGGTTGTGTCTCTGTGGATCACTATGCAATGGAACTCAAACCCGATATTGTTAAATTAGACCGCCGTTTGGTCCAAGGCTGTAGCCAGTTTACCCTCAAACAGACTTTAATCAAGAGTTTGCTTTCTTCGGCTCATTCCGAGGGAATTCTGGTTTTAGCAGAAGGCTTAGAAACTCTTCAGGATATCCAATTTTGCCAGGAGTTGGGGGTAGATTTTGGCCAAGGATTTGGTTTAGCTCGTCCGGAGGCGCACCTCCAGCAACAGCCCTTTGCGCGATGGGATTTAATGATGTCTAAAGCCTCTTAG
- a CDS encoding RNA recognition motif domain-containing protein, producing the protein MSIRLYIGNLPKEVDRKELQDVFAEAGDSVTTKVITDRKTGKCRGFGFVTVKNDEQADEFIEKFNGYMFQDTPLKIEKALPRKKGKGDEEQEGAPTSETGEATATPTPTPTPVAAKVAKPTTGGGGGGARGNKSKRSTGSSSSSSSSGSQDSDSVQPDPRWAGELEKLKQMLAAQASNS; encoded by the coding sequence ATGTCGATTCGTCTTTATATAGGTAATCTGCCAAAAGAAGTCGATCGCAAAGAACTGCAAGACGTCTTTGCTGAAGCCGGTGATTCTGTGACCACTAAAGTCATTACCGATCGCAAGACGGGCAAGTGTCGGGGGTTCGGATTCGTCACAGTAAAGAATGACGAGCAAGCCGACGAATTTATCGAAAAATTCAACGGTTATATGTTCCAAGATACCCCTTTGAAGATTGAAAAGGCATTGCCTCGCAAGAAAGGGAAAGGTGACGAGGAACAAGAAGGCGCACCCACTTCGGAAACTGGGGAGGCAACTGCAACCCCCACTCCAACTCCCACACCCGTCGCAGCTAAGGTGGCTAAACCCACCACCGGAGGCGGTGGAGGCGGTGCTCGCGGTAACAAGTCGAAACGCTCAACGGGCAGCAGCAGCAGCAGCAGCAGCAGTGGCAGCCAAGATTCGGATTCGGTACAACCGGATCCCCGTTGGGCTGGGGAATTAGAAAAGCTCAAACAAATGTTGGCGGCTCAAGCCAGCAACTCCTAA
- a CDS encoding DUF4870 domain-containing protein codes for MYDADKRKLLSLLSHGAIFLSTTLVSIGIPLAILFVSDDPVVKDNAKESINFHLNVWAWGSVILALSFLTFGLLGFILAPAGFILHWGLTGVALLKVFGNPDRPFQYPFIFRVL; via the coding sequence ATGTACGATGCAGACAAACGGAAGCTTTTATCCCTGCTGTCTCATGGGGCAATTTTTTTGAGCACAACCTTGGTGTCTATTGGTATCCCTCTGGCGATTTTATTTGTATCCGATGACCCGGTGGTGAAAGATAATGCCAAAGAATCTATCAATTTTCATCTGAATGTCTGGGCTTGGGGTTCGGTGATTTTGGCCCTAAGTTTTCTGACCTTTGGCTTGTTGGGATTTATTCTGGCTCCAGCCGGGTTTATTCTCCATTGGGGATTGACGGGGGTTGCGTTGTTGAAGGTGTTCGGAAATCCAGACCGACCCTTCCAGTATCCTTTTATTTTCCGCGTGTTATAA